Sequence from the Synergistaceae bacterium genome:
ACTGGTCGAGAAAATCTCCCTTGTCGAACTCCCTGTTGTCGTTCAGCACGCCCATGAACGCCGAAAGGTAACCGCCCGCACTGTTGCCCAGAACTCCGACTCTCGCGGGGTCAATGTTGTACTGGTTCGCGTGTGCACGAAGCCACCTGATGGCCAGCTTGCAGTCCTCAATGGGAAGCGGGAATTTCGACAGCGGAGCATGACGGTACTCAATGCTTGCGACGACGTAGCCTGACTCCGCAAGCCTCATCCTCTGCTGAATCCAGTTGTTCTTCGGAGCCATCATGAACCCGCCGCCCGTGATGAACACGATTAACGGCAGAGGCTCTTTGCTGTCGGGCTGGAGAATGTCCATCATAAGGGTGAACATCTGGCTTCCGCGCTCTTTGCCGGAGTTGAACGGGATGTCCTCATAGAGCATTACCTGAGGTTTCTCGAGTGCTACGTCGAGAATCTTGCTCTCGAACTTTGCCGCTTCGTCAGCAAACGCAAGAGACGCAAGCAGTGCCACAACTAAGAGTGCCAGTAAAACTTTGCGCATAACTATACCTCCATTGATAAGAATGTATCACGAACAGGACAGCACAGCATCAGCAAGCGCATCAACTGTTGCCTGTTCAGCAATCACCGTGCAAGCAAAACCCTGCCTCAACGCCTCTTCTGCCGTCTGATAGCCGATACACACTGCCTTGACATCACGCATTGTGCTGACACTACAGCAAAAGCCTCTGACTGTTGAAGCCGATGTAAATATTATTGTGTCTGTGAAATCTGGAACGTGAAACAATTTTACATAATCGGTGCGGTAAATACAAACCTGTTGATTGCGGATTCCGTATTTCGTGAAAGTGTCTGCGATCTCCGGCGAGCCTTCGAGGGCACGGAACATCAGCACGCTTCCTCCGAGTTCAGCCAGTCCTCCGGCCAAGTGTCCGCCGTCATAGACTTCTGGAACGTAACTCACCTTCAGCCCGTGCTCACGCAGTGCCCCAGCAGTTGCCGGGCCGATAGCCGCAATCTTCGCACCCCCAAGCTCGCGGATGTCCCGCCTGGTCTCTGCCAGAAGCCCGAAGAGTGTATTGACCCCCGTAACGCTCGTGAAACCTGCCCAGTCGTAACCGTCTAACTCTACTCCCTCAAGAGAGCCGTGAAGAGTGTGCGTCTCGATCGTCGGAAGGTGAATCACTTCTGCCCCCAAGTCCCGGAGCGTTGAGGAGAGTTTGTCTGCTCTTCCCGCCGGGCGTGTGATGAGGATTCTCCTGCCGTTGAGGGGGAGATTTGCCCGCCAGTTGAGATTAAGTGAGGCAGTCCTGCCTACGACGATTACCGCAGGAGGAGTGATACTGTTCTCGTGGATGGTGCGCACTAGTCCGCTGAGAGCCGTCCTGACTACGTGCTGCCGTGAGGTTGTGCCGTCCTGAATTACTGCGCAGGGTGTGTCAGGAGGAAGCGTCATCAATAGACGTTCTTGCAGTGCCCCAGCGTTGCCGACCCCCATCAGAAAGATTTGCGTTGTGTCGGTGAAGTCGGGCAGGAGGTTGTCTTTATCGTGTGCGGTGAAGATGCTGACACCAGAGCAGTAGTCCCTGTGTGTTGCCGGAATGCCCGCGCAAGCCGGAACAGCCAGGGCCGAACTCACTCCCGGCACTACCTCGAAGGCCAAGCCCGCACAGATTATTGCTTCCGCCTCCTCGCCGCCCCTGCCGAAAACGTACGGGTCTCCTCCCTTGAGGCGAACGACGTTCTTCCCTTCACGTGCCCGCGCAATCATCAGAGCTTCTATCTCGCGCTGAGGGAGCGTGTGATTGCCTACGTACTTGGCCGCGTCGATTCGTTCTGCGCTTTCGGGAATCATCGCGAGTATTCCTTCTCCGACAAGATGGTCGTAAATCACAACGTCAGCCCGTCCGAGAACTTCACGGCCTCTGAGGGTGAGAAGCCCTGCGTCTCCCGGCCCTGCACCTACAAGCCATATCATGACATCACCTCTTCTGCAAGACGTTCGCCGAGACTCTCTGCGTCCCTTCGTGAGCCCGAAACCATGCCCTTGCGGAATCTTCCGCCGTCAACGTACAAGCCCTTCACCGTCAGAGTGCCGCCGTCAGCCTCTGCGTACGCGCCTAACGGTACATTACAGCCCCCGCCGATTGCCCGCGAGAAGGAACGTTCAGCAAGCGCGCAGTCCCTTGCGTCGTCGTCGTTCACGCAGTCAAGATAGCTGTAGTCCTCTCCTGCTCTGCCCTGACACGCCAATATTCCCTGTCCCGGCGCGGGCATAACCTCATCAACGCTGAACACACGGGCGATTCTTCTTGCTTCACCGAGACGTTCGAGTCCCGCAACGGACAACGCTAACCCACTGTATTCCCCTTCATCGAGCCGACGTAGCCTCGTGGTGATGTTTCCGCGCACAGGAACAATCCTGCTCTTGGGGAACAGCCTCGCAAGCTGAAGCCTCCTCCGAAGTGAGGATGAGCCGATAACGCCAGCACTGCCGACGAGCGCGTCTTTCGGGTCTCCTCTGCGGGAATAAGCGACGACCGGAAGTCCCGGGCTGATGTTCGCCGGTAAGTCCTTGAGGCTGTGGACGGCAAAATCTATCTCGTGATTCATCAGCGCACGTCCAAGCTCAAGCGTGAACATTCCCTTGATGCCCGACGGGTCAGAACTGAAAGGAGTCATGTTCTTGTCCCCTGATGTCGTGATCTTCACGAGCTCCGTCATTATGTCAGGCCAAGTGCGTCTGACGGTCTCAGCAACTATTTCGGCCTGCGCAACAGCAAGAATGCTTCCGCGCGTACCGATTCGTATTACCCTCAAAACTCTTTGTACCTCCTACAATGCTATACTAGCTTCATCACAAATTGTAACTGGAGCTGAGAATTTTACCATGCCCGAAGATTTAGACCCGACTACCGCACGGCTTGTGTCCGAACTTGCCGCCGTAATACTCCCCAGCCTCACGAAATCCCTCGCCGCCGCAGTTCCTGCCCCTGACCTGTCCGGCGTAATCGAGCGCACAAACAGAGCCTCGCAGGACATGAAGGCACAGCTCGAGAAGGTCATACGCGCGGACATTGAGGAGAACAGGGCGGGGCGGAGCATAATCATGCAGTCAATCAGCAGCGTCCTTGAGGACATTGCGGCCTTGAAGCGGACGACGGAGAAATTGCCGACGAGCCTGACAGTTCCGCAGCAGAAGAACGATGACTCCGGCGTTCGGGAAGTCATGAAGAAGCTGGATGGCATATCGTCGCAGCTTGAGGAGGTAATTCACGGCCTGAAGAGTTTTGCGGAAGCCTACGCCGGACGGATGGAACAGACAGCCTCAGAAGTTCCGCAGGCTCCTGCGTACTCGTACAATGAAGCACAGCTCGAGAAGCTCATCACCCAGTCATTGCCGGGCCTTGAAGGATTCGTGAGGGCAAACGCAAAATCGCAGAGCCAGGAGCTGGAGGACTTTTCGCGGGAGATTTCGGCGTTGCACGAGCAGAGCGGCAAAGCATTGGTGCACGAGGTCAGCGGGAATGTTTCGGCGGAGCTCAGCAGGTACGGGGCGGAGATGCTGGGGAGGCTCAACGAGGAACGTGAAGGGCAGTTCGGGCAGGTAACGAAGACGCTGAAGGTGTTGATGATGATGTCGGGAGCATCAATTGTTATGAGCCTGCTTGCTCTGGTTCTGATGCTGTTCAGGTGATGCTATAATTGGCCGATACTTATGGTGATAAATACAGCAAAAGAAGGTGTACAAGAATGCGTAAGGCGGGTATAATACGAGCCACGAACCACGAACCCGTAATTTTGCCTTAACATTCCAAGTATACGAACTGAACAGAGAGGATAAATGCCCTGCTGTCTGCCATGTGCGGACGGCGGGGTAAATTTTTGTGCTTTTACAGGAGGCAGAACATGAGAAGATTCAGGTTGATTGTGCTGGCGGTAATGTTGCTGGCGATGTGCGGGACAGCTTGGGGGAGCGTAACCATCAACGCGGCGAACTTCCCCGATGCGAACTTCAGGCAGTACGTCAAGAACTTTGACGACAACAATAACAACGTGCTTGACGACGACGAGATAAGGCAGGTAAGAAATATCATAGTGGTGAACAGCTCTATAACCAGCCTGAAGGGGATAGAGTACTTCACGGCCTTGACGCAGCTCGATTGCAGTTACAACCAGCTGACAGCCCTTGACTTGAGCAGGAACACGGCCTTGACGACGCTGAACTGCACAAGCAACCGTTTGACCTCGCTGAACGTTGGCATGTGCATAAACTTGACCACGCTGTACTGCTCGGGGAACTATCTGGCCGGTGTTGACCTGAGCAAGAACATCGTCTTGAAGTATCTGTACTGCGGCTTCAATATAGGCATGGTGAACGGCTCTTACGAGTTCAAGCTGACGGACTTCATGGAAGCATACCGCATCAGCGACATTCTCGGCACTCCCAATTACTATGACGATGTTTACATGTACTACAGCACCTATTCTGCCATCTATTACAACAAATATTCCATTAGTTCGCTTAACACCTCTTCGAGCGGATATGTCCTGCTCTTCCCCAAGACGACAAACACGCTCGACCACATCTATTACCGTCCCTCCAACTCTCACCTTACTGTATTTGTGTACCCTTCTGTTGCGTCGTCAGGCGGCGGAGGAAGTGATTCAGACAGCGGAGAGATTCCGTTAATCAGGACAGACGCACTCGACAGCGCAACAGTAGGCTCGCAGTACTCCTGCCAGCTCTCAGCTTCAGGAGCTTCACCAATGACGTGGAAGGTCAAAGGCAACCTTCCTGACGGTCTCGTAATGAGCACTGAAGGACTCATCAGCGGCATTTCCACAAAGAAGGGCAAGAAGCGATTCACTGTAACGGTCTCGAACGCAAACGGTTCAGACAAGAAAACTCTCAGCATAACCGTCTATGAACTTCCGCAGATTATCACAGACACCCTCAAGAATGCTACTGTGGGCAAGACTTATAACGCAGTAATCAAGAAAAGGGGAACATCTCCGCTAGTGCTGTCCCTTGAAGGCAGTCTGCCGGAAGGAATGAAGTTCAACCCGAAGAACGCCAAAATCACAGGCAAGCCGAAAACTATCGACGCGTGCGGAACGTACACTCTGACCTTTACCCTGCTGAACCCCGTCGGTAAAGCCACAAAAACCTTCACGCTTGACGTTGATGCAGTAACTCCTTCGTTCACGACAAAGAGCCTCAAGACCGGGACTTACGGGAAACCCTACAAAGCAGCAATCAAGACTAAGGGCTCAGGCCCGATAACGCTGACTGCTGAGAATCTGCCTGAAGGACTGTACCTGAACTCCGAGACGGGCACTATCGAGGGTACTCCGCTCGAAGTCTGCACAAAACGCACGATAACGCTGACTGCCGACAACGGATGGTCTAGTACTGTGCATAAAGACTTTCTGCTGACGATAAAAGCCGTTGCCCCGAAGATTACGACAACCGCTCTCCCCGAAGGCACTGCCGGTTCGGAGTACAGCACGGCACTCTATGCAGAAGGCACGCCCGACATAACATGGAGCGCGGTGAATCTCCCTGCTGGACTGGGCATAACTGCGGACGGGCAGATTTTGGGAGTTCCCAGAGAGAACGGGAGGTTCAGCGTGAAAATCACGGCCGCGAACTATGCCAAGAGCGTAAAGAAGACCATGAAGCTGGTTATACATGAAGCACCCACCATCACGGACACAGGAACGGCAGGAAGTACTGCGGATGTCCTCGCTGTTGTTGCTGTCCTGCCGGAAGTGTCGGCTGACGTGCCTGGAATGTACGACTTCGCTGTAACCCTGAGCGACGATGCACAGCCCGGAGAAGAGTTAGTGTATCTCGCTGGCAGCTCCGAGCCGTCGGAGGATGACACAATCGCGGAGTTCGCGGACGAGGACGGAGAAGAGATAGCGGCCGTTCCCGAGAACCGCAAGGTAACCGTCAGTGTGTGGCTTCGGAAAGGAGTAACCTACAAGCCCGCAATTGCCGTAAAACGCTGAAAGAAAAGCCCCTCCCGATGAAGGAGGGGTTATTTGTTTACCGTTTGTGAATGCCGAGCTTCGTCGCAAAAATCCTGAGCATGAACGTAATCAGCCGCAGGTTCTTCCGCCACCTCGACGGCTCCTGAAGCATCCTGTACAGCCACTCAAAGCCTATCTTCTGCACCCACAGCGGAGCACGTTCCAGCTTGCCAGAGAACACGTCGAACGCTCCGCCGACACCAACGCACAGCATCGAGCCCAAACGTTCACGGTGAAGAGCAGCCCACTTCTCCTGTCTGGGCTGTCCCATCGCGACGAGAAGAATCTTCGCGCCCGTCCGTGCAATCGCGTCGGGTATACGCGTATCTTTCACGTCGAAGTACCCATCTCTTGCCCCCGCGACAATCAGTCCCGGGAACTTGGCCGACATTGCTTCTGCGCAAGTCCTCGCCGTGTCCCCCGCAGCCCCCAAGAAGAACACGGGCCACTTCTCCGCGCTGGCTGTCCTGCAAAGCTGCTCGGCGAAATCTATTCCCGCAACACGTTCCTGAACCGGCGTACCGAGAATCTTCATGCCCAAGCACAAGCCCGAACCGTCCGCAAGAACCATCGCCGAGTCCTTAACGATTTCCGCAAATTCAGGGTCATCTATGACTGTCTCCATGCCTATGGCGTTGAGGGTTACGATGAGGTTCGCGGAATTGCTCTCGGGGTTGAGGATGAGGCCGCGCGCCTTCGACACAGCATAATTCATCGAAACGTTGTCGAACGTTATTCCCCACAAGGACGGGTGAGGGATCATCTTCTTCTTGGAGGGACGGAACAGCAGGAGCACGACAGCAAGCACCAACGCGATGCCCCAGAGTTCCCACGCCGTAGCAATGCTGGTTATCGCGCAAAGTCCTGCGACGCTCTGCACTGCTTCAGGGTGCTCGACTCCGCCGTCCAGCATGTGCCGGTAGATTCTTCCGCCTGAATATTTTTCCGGCGGGTTGTCGATGAGAATGCTCCGCACGAACGAGAAGAATATCTCCAGCGCAGGAATAGCGAACAGTCCCAGCGACAGGAACAGCACAGTACTCAGCACGATGCCCTTGCTCCGTCCGATTATCGCCGTCCCCGCAACAAGAACGCCCCACATTGAGGACATTGCGCTTCCGGCCTGACGGTACATGTTCCCGAAACGCGACCAGAAACCCGCGACCATCATTAACCCCGCCCATGCCATGAAGAAGTCTCCTGCTCTCGTTACGACACACGCAGAGAGCATCAGCACGAAAGTTACGGCCAAGACGTGCCCGACAAGTCCGGGAATCTCGTCAAGATACCTGAATATGAACGGGAAAAACGTAAACCATGCTGTACCTGCGATGAATGAGAACATCGGCGACAGGTAGATGTATTCGTTGTCGGGAAAACGTATGAAGTGCACCGCAGGCCCGAAGTACGCGCACAACGCCCCTATTACTGGATAGAGCAGCCGCCAGCGCGTGTCGTCGTAAACGTATTCGGCAAGCCCCGCGAAACATGCGAGCATTGACCCGCAGACAACTATTCTTGCCTCCGCGCTCCCGAACCACAGCGACAGTACAAGCCACGAACCAGCCAGAACTATATCCCTGAAGTAGCCGTACTGTCGGGGCGCAAGCAGTCTCTTGATGAAACGCTGAACCCCGATGCAGAACGCCGACATCAAGACACAGCCGGTTATCAGCGGCAGCTTAGCGGGCAGTGATTGCAGCAAGGCCATCCATGTAAGGCACGAGAGCAGTCGGAACGGTTATGCTCCCGTCTTCGTTCTGGTAGTTCTCGATGATCGCGATTAACGTCCTGCCGACCGCTATTCCCGAACCGTTGAGGGTGTGCGCGAAACGCGGCCGTCCTCCGTCTGCGGGGCGGTAACGCAGTCCCATTCTCCGCGCCTGGAAGTCCCCGCAGTTGGAGCATGAGCTGATCTCGCGGTACTTGTTCTGCGAGGGAAGCCAGACCTCGAGGTCGTAGGTCTTGCATGAGCCGAAGCCTATATCGCCGGAGCAGAGGTTCACGACGTGATAGGGGAGCTCTAAGATTTTCAGGACATCTTCTGCGTCGGCGGTGAGCTTCTCGAGTTCGTCGTAGCTGGTTTCCGGCGTGCAGACCTTCACCATCTCTACCTTGTCGAACTGATGCTGTCTCATCAATCCCCTGACATCCCTTCCTGCGCTTCCAGCCTCTCTCCTGAAGCACGGTGTGTAGGCCGTGTAGTACTTGGGGAGGTCTCTCTCCTCGAGGATGCTCTCGCGGTTAAGGTTCGTGAGGGGGACTTCTGCCGTCGGAATGAGCCACAGGTCATCGTTCTGCAGACGGTACAGGTCTTCCGCGAACTTCGGGAGCTGTCCTGTTCCTTCGAGGATTGCCGAACGCACCATGAAGGGGGGCTCAACCTCTAAGTACCCGTGCTTCTTCGTGTGGAGGTCAAGCATGAAGTTCACTAATGCCCTCTCCATCCTTGCGCCCATTCCCTGAAGAACCGTGAACCTGCTCTGCGCTAACATGACTCCCTTCTCGAAGTCCATGATGCCAAGTGCTTCCGCTACATCCCAGTGAGGTTTGGGCTCGAACGTGAACTTCTTGGGCTCTCCCCATGTGCGTACGACGGGGTTATCATTCTCGTCGTTGCCGATTGGAGTCGTCGGGCTTAAGGTGTTGGGCAGGGTCATAAGGTAGCCGGTGAGCTCCTCCTCAACCTGCGCAAGTTCCGCGTCAAGCTCGCTGATTTTCGCGCCCATCGCCTTGATTTCCGCCTTCAGGGCTTCAACGTCAAGTTCAGGGTTGTTCTTGGCCTGGCCTATGCGCTTGGAACCTTCGTTGCGGCGAGCTTTTAGGTCTTCGGTCTCGCCGATGATCTTGCGCCTGCGTGCGTCGAGCCCTGCAAGGATGCTTAGGTCAAAGTCGTGATGACGAGCCCTGAGCATTGCGGCATATTCGTCTGTGTTGGCTAGAATGTATTTGATGTCAAGCATTAAGTGTCCTCTCCTCTGTAGTGTTTTGGCGGCAGATGTTCCGTAAAAGGTTCGCCGTCTCTATTGCTGTAACTGCACAGCCTGCGCCTTTATTGTACGCCTGCGCGAGTGCCTGCTCGAGCGTTTCCGTAACCAGTACTCCGAAAGCTACGGGTACTCTCTGTTCGAGGCTCACGCCCGCCAGACCCCTCGCGACCTCTGCGGCCAAGATGTCGTCGCACGGAATTACCGCGCCCAACGCGATGATTGCGTCGTACTTGCCGGTCAACGCCAGCTCCTTAGCGACTAACGGAAGCTCGAAGACTCCGGGAACGCGGAAGATGTCTATTGAGCTGCCGGAGACATCATGACGCATAAGGGAATCTCTTGCGCCGTCAAGGAGCTTTGAGGCGACGGGTTCGCCGGAACGCGAGGCAATTACGGCGATGTTCAGCCCTGTGCCGGTCAGCTTGCCTTCTGTAACTCTCACGATATATCCTCCTTCTCTGAATAATTAACGTACCTGCCAATCCTAAGAATCATTGAAACCAAGAACACCGCCTTTCGCGGAGTATATTAGCACACAAAAAAAGTACCGGCCTTTGCACCGATACTTTAGGGACTTTGCAAAATGCCTCTCTAGGACATCCCCCGACGCAGACAGGAAGAAGCCCGCGCTCCATGTAGGCCTCCCGTCAAAATGCACATGCTATAATCAGCGGGCAAGGAATCCCAAAAACGAAGGCGGCAATCATGCACATATTATCAGTCGAAACAGTATCGCTTGACGACGACGCACTTGTTATCCTCGACCAGACAAAGCTCCCTAACAGCATCGAGATACTTCACCTCACGACACAGCCGGAAATCTGGCGGGCAATCCGTACCCTCCAGGTCAGAGGAGCACCGGCCATCGGAATAGCGGCGGCATTCGGCGTGTACCTTGCGGCGAGGGACATTCACGCGGAGGACTACATGTCGTTCTTCGTGCAGTTCCACGAGGCAAAGGAGTACCTGAACTCCGCGCGTCCGACGGCAGTAAATCTCTCGTGGGCACTTAACCGAATGGAGAAGGTTGTTACGGACAACGAAGGCAGGAGCATTGAAGGGATAGTTGAACTTCTGCGGAGGGAAGCCATCGCAATCAAGGCAGAGGACACGGAGATGTGCAGGAAGATCGGCGAATGGGGGCTGACACTCATTCACGACGGCGACGGAATACTGACCCACTGCAACGCCGGGCAGTTAGCGACCTCGAAATACGGGACAGCTTTAGCCCCGATACATCTCGGCCGTGAAAGAGGAATGAATTTCCGTGTGTACTGCGACGAGACGAGGCCTCTGCTTCAGGGCGCGCGGCTCTCGACGTTCGAGCTTCTGGCTGACGGCGTGGACACCACATTAATCTGCGACAACATGGCTTCGCAGGTCATGAAGAACGGCTGGATTGATGCTGTGTTTGTGGGGTGCGACAGAGTAGCGGCGAACGGGGACGCGTGCAACAAAATCGGCACGTCAGGCGTGGCAATTCTCGCGAAACATTACGGGATACCGTTCTACGTTCTCGGGCCGACATCGACAATCGACATGAGCATTTCGACGGGAGCAGACATCGTGATAGAAGAGCGTCCGGCTGAAGAGGTTACGGAGATGTGGTACAGCCGGAGGATGGCACCTGAGGGCGTGAAGGTCTACAACCCTGCGTTCGACGTAACAGACCATGCACTGATTACGGGAATCGTTACGGAGCACGGGATTGCTTGGCCGCCGTATACTGAGAGCCTGAAAGAGCTCTTCGCGAACTAGTCCGGCGCAAAAAATTCGCGCTGAGCTCGGGGTGTCCTGTCGAGATTCTTCATGTAGGCATCATAGTCTTTCGCTATGTGCCCTATGTCCCAAGCCATATATCCCATGTCGGTCAGGTCTGCGGCCATTGCAGTTGCTGTAGGTCCGAGTATCAGGCATATAAGCGTGTCCTTGCTGACGTTGCTGGAGATGTCCCGCAGTATCGAGTCGTATGCGCCGAATGCATGTTTTGACGGAGCGTCGATGATGACTTTGCTGGCGGCGTGCTCGAAGATGTCATAATCCAGTTTGGCGAGGACGCTTTTTCCTGTAACAAGGGCTATCTTCCTGCCCTCAAAGAGCTTCTTCTTCCTGCGTACAAAGTCAGCATACGCATCGTTATCCGCAAAACGGAAGAAGCCGCACAGACATGTAGCATCAAGATAAGTTGTTTCGGGATTGGCGTGCTCCATGAAGAATCTTCGCAGCTGCGTATCCATCTTGTAATGGAACGCTACTCCTTCTTCCGTGATGTTCTGAAGCCGTACGGAATGGAAATAAAGCCCGTTAATTCCCACGTACATATCATCACGCTTGTCCTGCAGAACCCGGTACATTTTCTCCGAAAGCGCTGGGTCATACTTCTGGAACCGTATATCACGACCCTGCATTATGGCAACTTCACCGTCTCCGAACCGTGCGAAGCTCTTGGGCTGTTCTTCGAGGCGGCTCAAGCTGTGGTGCATGTCCAGAATCTCGGGAACGTGCGGCATAACCAGTTCGCGCAGTTCGTCCAGCTGAAACAGGCAGTCTTCAAGTATCTCGTCTTTCAGGGTTACTTGAATGTCATTCTTGATGAGAAACTTAATGTTGTTGAGGAATCTTTCTGTGTCCCAGACGCGGAAAAGTGTACGTACCTTGCTGAGTATTCCCATCTGTCAGTCCCTGCCTTTCACGGAAGCAGACAGGACACGAGCCTGACAGGGTGATTTTAGAGCAAAAGAGTCAACGCCGAACGCCGAACGCCGAATTTTACACGACCTTTCATTGAGTGTCAATCCTTTCACTAATACTATTGCCGCAGCTTCGAACTGCTACATTGTAACATGGCGCGGGCGAAAATTTTTTGTGCCTCCTGAAATTGTTTGAGTGTATCATATACAGATTATTTTGCTCAGGAGGAAGTATCACATCTTGAATGTCTTGAAAGTTTTTGCTGTCTCATTGATGCTGCTGGCCTCTGCCTCGCCTTCTCTCTCTGCTTCCCGCCAGCCCAGAAGTTCCTACGAGATCATCATTGCCGGAGGAGGCACAGGAGGAATCTCCGCCGCAATCCAGGCCGCAAGAATGGGAGCAAACGTTCTCGTCGTCGAGCCCAGCACGTGGATCGGAGGCCAAGCAACCGCCGCAGGAGTCTCCAACATGGACGACATGAGCCGGCAGAAGAGCGGAATATACGCTGAGTTCATCAGCCGCATAAAGAGTTATTACGACTCGCGGGGCAAGTCTATGGGTACATGCTACTGGGACTCACGGAGTACAGCCTTTGAGCCCCACGTCGGGCAGGAAGCATTAGTGGGCATGATTAACGAGGCACGCAGGCACGGGACGCTGGAGTTCCTGATGCACTCGGAGATTATCAGCGTGCAGAAGGACAAGAACACTGTTACCGGCGTAACGGTCAGAACCGGCGACAACTCTACGCGGCGTTATACCTGCAAGGTTCTTATTGACGCGACGGAATACGGGGACGTTCTGCCTCTCGCAGGAGCTGAGTACAGGGCGGGAAACTCTGTCTCGAAGTTCCTCAACCATGACGCAATGATTCAGAACATCACATGGACAGTAGTGCTCCACAAGTACGCGAGCGGAGTTCCCTCGCACCTGCGGCCTTCGCGGCCTCTTCCGGGCTACGAGCTGGCGAAACGCAACTATGAGAGCTTCGTCAGTGCCGACGGCTTCAACTTCAGGAACACGTACCCCGTCGCAACACCAGTAAACTTCATGACGCACAACGCCTACAGAGGACTTCCCGACAGCTCCAACCCCTACAGCTACGACGCGGACAAAGAGAACCGCCCCTACATCACCAAGACCAGCGTGAACTGGGGCAACGATTACCCGGGAACATACGGCTGGACGGACGGACGCAGAGGACTTCCCGTAAGCTACCTTGAGGACAGGAATTTGCGGCTTCAGGTCGAGCGCGAGGCACTCATCAAGACACTGCACTTCATCTGGTACGTACAAAACGAACTCGGCGAAGAATGGTCAGTTGCTGATGACGAGTACAAGAACAGAATCCTTCCCGAAGCAGCACGCGGCCTTCCTCAGGACTGGCAGGAGATAGTCCGCCGGATACCCGTCATCCCCTACGTCAGAGAATCAAGGCGCGTAATCGGCAGGCACACTCTGACATCACACGAGCTCCTGCAGAACTCCTTGAGCTACAGGGACGGACAGACAAGCCACGAGTTCAACAACGCAATAGCAATCGGCGGATACATTCTCGATCTTCACGGAGCAAACACGGACGCAGACATGGAGTGGGATCTTGAGGAACGTGCTCAGTCTGCGATGATAAACAGGCCTCGCGGACCGTTTCAGGTGCCGATGGACATTCTTGTTCCGGCGAAGGTTGACG
This genomic interval carries:
- the cobA gene encoding uroporphyrinogen-III C-methyltransferase, encoding MIWLVGAGPGDAGLLTLRGREVLGRADVVIYDHLVGEGILAMIPESAERIDAAKYVGNHTLPQREIEALMIARAREGKNVVRLKGGDPYVFGRGGEEAEAIICAGLAFEVVPGVSSALAVPACAGIPATHRDYCSGVSIFTAHDKDNLLPDFTDTTQIFLMGVGNAGALQERLLMTLPPDTPCAVIQDGTTSRQHVVRTALSGLVRTIHENSITPPAVIVVGRTASLNLNWRANLPLNGRRILITRPAGRADKLSSTLRDLGAEVIHLPTIETHTLHGSLEGVELDGYDWAGFTSVTGVNTLFGLLAETRRDIRELGGAKIAAIGPATAGALREHGLKVSYVPEVYDGGHLAGGLAELGGSVLMFRALEGSPEIADTFTKYGIRNQQVCIYRTDYVKLFHVPDFTDTIIFTSASTVRGFCCSVSTMRDVKAVCIGYQTAEEALRQGFACTVIAEQATVDALADAVLSCS
- the hemC gene encoding hydroxymethylbilane synthase codes for the protein MRVIRIGTRGSILAVAQAEIVAETVRRTWPDIMTELVKITTSGDKNMTPFSSDPSGIKGMFTLELGRALMNHEIDFAVHSLKDLPANISPGLPVVAYSRRGDPKDALVGSAGVIGSSSLRRRLQLARLFPKSRIVPVRGNITTRLRRLDEGEYSGLALSVAGLERLGEARRIARVFSVDEVMPAPGQGILACQGRAGEDYSYLDCVNDDDARDCALAERSFSRAIGGGCNVPLGAYAEADGGTLTVKGLYVDGGRFRKGMVSGSRRDAESLGERLAEEVMS
- a CDS encoding WecB/TagA/CpsF family glycosyltransferase, which gives rise to MALLQSLPAKLPLITGCVLMSAFCIGVQRFIKRLLAPRQYGYFRDIVLAGSWLVLSLWFGSAEARIVVCGSMLACFAGLAEYVYDDTRWRLLYPVIGALCAYFGPAVHFIRFPDNEYIYLSPMFSFIAGTAWFTFFPFIFRYLDEIPGLVGHVLAVTFVLMLSACVVTRAGDFFMAWAGLMMVAGFWSRFGNMYRQAGSAMSSMWGVLVAGTAIIGRSKGIVLSTVLFLSLGLFAIPALEIFFSFVRSILIDNPPEKYSGGRIYRHMLDGGVEHPEAVQSVAGLCAITSIATAWELWGIALVLAVVLLLFRPSKKKMIPHPSLWGITFDNVSMNYAVSKARGLILNPESNSANLIVTLNAIGMETVIDDPEFAEIVKDSAMVLADGSGLCLGMKILGTPVQERVAGIDFAEQLCRTASAEKWPVFFLGAAGDTARTCAEAMSAKFPGLIVAGARDGYFDVKDTRIPDAIARTGAKILLVAMGQPRQEKWAALHRERLGSMLCVGVGGAFDVFSGKLERAPLWVQKIGFEWLYRMLQEPSRWRKNLRLITFMLRIFATKLGIHKR
- a CDS encoding alpha/beta hydrolase, whose translation is MRKVLLALLVVALLASLAFADEAAKFESKILDVALEKPQVMLYEDIPFNSGKERGSQMFTLMMDILQPDSKEPLPLIVFITGGGFMMAPKNNWIQQRMRLAESGYVVASIEYRHAPLSKFPLPIEDCKLAIRWLRAHANQYNIDPARVGVLGNSAGGYLSAFMGVLNDNREFDKGDFLDQSSNILCAADIFGISELMSIGDDYPEEQRKLHDSPGITEALWVKGVPGFSGPDGGVKDFPEESKKASPLYYVSEKTVPMLFMHGDKDVSVSPSQTDKMFQALRAQGIEAERYVVPGAPHGGAYWMQEPVLKIMVDFFDKYMKK
- a CDS encoding putative Ig domain-containing protein, translating into MRRFRLIVLAVMLLAMCGTAWGSVTINAANFPDANFRQYVKNFDDNNNNVLDDDEIRQVRNIIVVNSSITSLKGIEYFTALTQLDCSYNQLTALDLSRNTALTTLNCTSNRLTSLNVGMCINLTTLYCSGNYLAGVDLSKNIVLKYLYCGFNIGMVNGSYEFKLTDFMEAYRISDILGTPNYYDDVYMYYSTYSAIYYNKYSISSLNTSSSGYVLLFPKTTNTLDHIYYRPSNSHLTVFVYPSVASSGGGGSDSDSGEIPLIRTDALDSATVGSQYSCQLSASGASPMTWKVKGNLPDGLVMSTEGLISGISTKKGKKRFTVTVSNANGSDKKTLSITVYELPQIITDTLKNATVGKTYNAVIKKRGTSPLVLSLEGSLPEGMKFNPKNAKITGKPKTIDACGTYTLTFTLLNPVGKATKTFTLDVDAVTPSFTTKSLKTGTYGKPYKAAIKTKGSGPITLTAENLPEGLYLNSETGTIEGTPLEVCTKRTITLTADNGWSSTVHKDFLLTIKAVAPKITTTALPEGTAGSEYSTALYAEGTPDITWSAVNLPAGLGITADGQILGVPRENGRFSVKITAANYAKSVKKTMKLVIHEAPTITDTGTAGSTADVLAVVAVLPEVSADVPGMYDFAVTLSDDAQPGEELVYLAGSSEPSEDDTIAEFADEDGEEIAAVPENRKVTVSVWLRKGVTYKPAIAVKR